Below is a genomic region from Bacteroidota bacterium.
GGGCGGCTCGTGGACGCGCTCGGCAAGCCGCTCAAGCCGCGCGAGGTGAAGTTCGCTACCGCGCTCCCGAAGACGCGCAACGCCAAGGTCATGCGCCGCCTCATCCGCGCCGCCTACCTCGGCCTCGACCTCGGTGACACGTCGAGCCTCGAAGTGCCGGAGACGGTGGATGCGGTGCGGAACGCAGCATAGCAGCGCCGATCTGCACTACCAACCGCCTGCTTGGAGCGTTACCTTCCGGCGCTCATTTTCTCCCTCGCTGCTCGCCGCTGACCGATGCCTTTGCCCCGTCTGCTTGCCGTCCTGACCGCTGCCGTTACACTCGCCGGGTGCGCGGCTACGCGTCCTGCCGATCCGCTCCCGGAAGAGATCCCCACGCCGGTCGTCGAGACGACGGTCGTGGAAGAGACCGAAACCGCTGAGGCTGAGGAAGAAGCATCGGTGGCCGATGCGGCGCTGCTGCCGGGGGCCGCGCCGCGCGAGTGGCTGATGCTGGACAAGACCGACGACAACGTCCGCGGCATCAGCGCCGACCGGGGCTACCGCGCCCTCGCCGGGCGCAGCCCGCAGCGGACGGTCGTCGTTGCCGTGATCGACTCGGGGATCGACACGACGCACGCTGACCTGCGGGGCCGGATCTGGACCAACACCGATGAGGTCGCCGGCAACGGCGTCGACGACGACGGCAACGGCTACGTCGACGACCGGCATGGCTGGAGCTTTCTCGGCAACGCCGACGGCGAGAACATCCAGTACGACACCTACGAGGTGACGCGCGAGGTCGTCCGCCTCCGCCCGCTCTACCAGGACGCCGACCCCGCCGCGTTCACCGAGGAGCAGTTGGAGGAATACGCCTACTACCAGCGCGCCGAGGAGAAGCTGGCGGCGCAGCAGGAGGAATACACCGGCCTGCTCGCGCAGATGCAGATGGTCGAGCAGGCAACTGAGCAGGCCGTCACCATCCTCCGCCCGACGCTCGGCGAGGGGCCGTACGCACCGGAAAAGCTCCAGCCCGGCATCATCGACAGCGAAGAGGTGCAGCGGGCGAAGGGGCTTCTGAACTACCTCGCCTCGAACGGCCTCACCCCGGACGATGTGACGCAGCAGCGCAAACAGATCGCCAACGTCCTCGCCTACGGCTACAACACCGACTACGACCCGCGCCCGACGATCGGCGACGACCCGGCCGACCTCACCGAGCGTAGCTACGGCAACGGCGACGTGCACGGCCCCTACCCCGGTCACGGTACCTCGGTCGCGGGCGTTATCGCAGCCGTCCGGGGCAACGGCGTCGGCACCGACGGCGTGGCGGACAGCAGCGTCCTCATCATGCCGGTCCGCGCCGTCCCCAACGGCGACGAGCGCGACAAGGACATCGCCAACGCGATCCGCTACGCCGTCGACAACGGAGCCCTCGTGGTCAACATGAGCTTCGGCAAGTCGTACTCGCCGCAGAAGGCGGTCGTGGACGAGGCCGTGCGCTACGCCGAGGAGCGGGGCGTCCTCCTCGTCCACGCGGCCGGGAACGGCTCGAAGAACCTCGACGCCGCCGACAACTTCCCGACCGCCGCGCTCGACGACGGCACGCGCGTGAGCAATTGGCTAGAAGTCGGGGCGACGACGTGGAGTGCGGACCCGTTCGCGGCGACGTTCACCAACTACGGCCAGACGAGCGTCGACCTCTTCGCCCCCGGGGCCGAGATCGACGTGCTCTCGCCCGGCGACGCCGTGGACCGCTCCGACGGGACGAGCGTGGCGGCTCCCGTCGTGAGCGGCATCGCGGCCCTGCTGCTGAGCTACTACCCGGACCTCTCCCCGCTCGACGTGCGCGGCATCCTGCTCGACTCGGCCGTCTCGTACGAGGGCACCACCGCGCTCCGCCCCGGCTCCGACGAGCGCGTCGACTTCGGGACGCTCTCGGCGACGGGTGGCGTGGTCAACCTCGGGCGCGCGGTCGAACTCGCCAACGCTCGGAGCGGAAGCTAGGCGTCGGGTGCGTTGAGGAGCGCTTCCCGGTGCTTCCATTCCAGCAGCGCCAACCCGCCGACGAATACCGCTTCGCCGGTCAGGTGGGCGAGACCGAGCCAGGTAGCCTGCTCGCGGAACGTCCACGCCAGCCCGAGGCAAACCGGCACCCACGCGAGGTTGGCGGCCACCAGCAGCTTGATGCCACTCCTCGGCCGCTCGGCCCGGCGGGCGAGCGAGAACGAGCACGAGGCGTAGAGCAGGTTCACGACGCCCGTGAAGAGCAGCACCTTGTGGGGTAGCCCTTCGATCCGGCTGAGCCACCCGCTGAGCGCGAGAACGGTCACCCCAGCGACCCCGCCCGCGATGCAGTCCACCCACAGCAGCCGCCGGAGGATGTAGCGGGCGGCCTCAGCCGCTGACGATCTCTTCGAGCGTGATCGCAAACGTCAGGTCCTCGCCAGCCAGCGGGTGGTTGGCGTCGAGCGTCACGGCCTCGTCCGTCACCTCGGCGACACGCACCGCG
It encodes:
- a CDS encoding S8 family peptidase, whose amino-acid sequence is MPLPRLLAVLTAAVTLAGCAATRPADPLPEEIPTPVVETTVVEETETAEAEEEASVADAALLPGAAPREWLMLDKTDDNVRGISADRGYRALAGRSPQRTVVVAVIDSGIDTTHADLRGRIWTNTDEVAGNGVDDDGNGYVDDRHGWSFLGNADGENIQYDTYEVTREVVRLRPLYQDADPAAFTEEQLEEYAYYQRAEEKLAAQQEEYTGLLAQMQMVEQATEQAVTILRPTLGEGPYAPEKLQPGIIDSEEVQRAKGLLNYLASNGLTPDDVTQQRKQIANVLAYGYNTDYDPRPTIGDDPADLTERSYGNGDVHGPYPGHGTSVAGVIAAVRGNGVGTDGVADSSVLIMPVRAVPNGDERDKDIANAIRYAVDNGALVVNMSFGKSYSPQKAVVDEAVRYAEERGVLLVHAAGNGSKNLDAADNFPTAALDDGTRVSNWLEVGATTWSADPFAATFTNYGQTSVDLFAPGAEIDVLSPGDAVDRSDGTSVAAPVVSGIAALLLSYYPDLSPLDVRGILLDSAVSYEGTTALRPGSDERVDFGTLSATGGVVNLGRAVELANARSGS